One genomic window of Camelina sativa cultivar DH55 chromosome 5, Cs, whole genome shotgun sequence includes the following:
- the LOC104788671 gene encoding uncharacterized protein LOC104788671 isoform X3, translated as MASLLTILNCRFPDSFPLDLDDSLHFDIIKEALLRAIHDIDATFTKEASTRKLISGSTATVALIADGQLMVASIGDSKALLCSEIFETPEKARATLMKLYRERRRNRGSSPSRFSDFKLEHRNGLLRFIAKELTKDHHPNREDEKIRVEAAGGYVTEWAGVPRVNGQLTVSRSIGDLTYRSYGVISAPEVMDWQPLLANDSYLVVSSDGIFEKLEVQEVCDRLWEVNNQTSSGAGVPSYCSISLAHCLVNTAFEKGSMDNMAAVVVPLKSNLVTQLQRKEQSMNDKNEKIAAALPSNNCALPLPNGINLGPLQSKQAQPLATMFNRLLVEVKNGSFCRFYMSENLIGASQGKLDHLNGYMGDLPQVLPASAEPFSGWCLPSGTATNENRDQCINPDSFATFLGLLESVPLHGFGASNGTDEIPFPDSSYVLKKKFGRGAFGEVWLAFHWNCNQGNNGTSWNNEDVNTSKNGVHYDTAGPDNSFILKRIMVERGPTVYLSGLREKHFGELFLNAYNKKRSSSASQTSSSKPASSELGLSEEGLKHIARYIEYFESRYNDIWLVFHHEGVSLSKLIYTVEEVENGSAGEKAEEASHGQILRPSKWWTWLKTTESGKEEMRRIIWQLLLGLKACHDRNITHRDIKPENMVVCLEDIKSGRCLKGVPNGDHNFKTKMRIIDFGSALDEYTVKHLYGSTGPSRAEQTHDYAPPEAILNSSWHRGPTSLTLKYDMWSVGVVMLEMILGSPNVFEISSVTRALLDQHIRGWSENFKELAYKLRSFMEMCILIPGSSLKHGGASSKQGGISLASWKCSEEFLAEQIKSRDPLKIGFPNVWALRLVRGLLQWYPEDRLNIDEALQHPYFQPPPGY; from the exons ATGGCCTCCTTACTCACGATTTTAAATTGCAG GTTTCCAGACTCGTTCCCACTTGATCTTGACGATTCTCTTCACTTCGATATCATTAAGGAAGCATTGCTGCGAGCCATCCATGACATTGATGCCACATTTACTAAG GAAGCATCTACCCGAAAGTTAATTTCAGGTTCAACGGCTACAGTTGCACTTATCGCAGATGGTCAACTAATGGTCGCTAGTATCGGTGACTCAAAAGCACTTCTGTGTTCTGAAATATTTGAGACTCCGGAAAAAGCTAGAG CTACTTTGATGAAGTTGTACAGAGAGCGAAGGCGCAATCGAGGCTCCTCGCCATCAAGGTTTTCTGACTTTAAACTGGAACATCGCAATGGCCTACTGCGTTTTATTGCCAAAGAATTGACAAAGGACCATCACCCAAATAGAGAGGATGAAAAGATTCGTGTTGAAGCTGCAGGTGGTTACGTCACTGAGTGGGCCGGTGTGCCACGAGTGAATGGTCAGCTCACTGTCTCCCGTTCAATTGGTGACCTTACTTATAGAAG CTACGGTGTCATTTCGGCACCCGAGGTGATGGACTGGCAGCCTCTACTGGCCAACGACAGCTACTTGGTAGTGTCATCTGATGGAATCTTTGAGAAGTTGGAGGTGCAAGAAGTTTGTGATCGTCTGTGGGaagtaaacaatcaaactaGCTCTGGAGCAGGAGTGCCTTCATACTGCTCAATTTCTTTGGCACACTGCTTGGTTAATACTGCTTTTGAGAAGGGAAGCATGGACAATATGGCTGCTGTTGTTGTTCCTCTAAAATCGAATCTAGTTACCCAGCTCCAAAGGAAGGAGCAGAGTATgaatgacaaaaatgaaaagattgcTGCAGCACTACCCAGTAACAACTGTGCGCTGCCAT TGCCTAACGGTATAAATTTGGGTCCATTGCAATCGAAACAGGCTCAGCCACTTGCAACGATGTTTAACAGGTTATTG GTTGAAGTTAAAAATGGAAGTTTTTGCCGCTTTTATATGTCAGAGAACCTTATTGGGGCGTCTCAAGGGAAACTGGATCATTTGAACGGTTACATGGGTGACTTACCTCAGGTTTTACCTGCATCTGCCGAGCCATTCTCTG GCTGGTGTTTGCCTTCTGGAACGGCTACCAACGAGAATCGAGATCAGTGTATCAATCCTGATAGCTTTGCTACTTTCCTTGGGTTACTTGAATCTGTACCGTTACATGGTTTTGGTGCTAGTAATGGGACGGATGAGATTCCATTTCCGGACTCAAg CTATGTGCTGAAGAAAAAATTTGGGCGTGGTGCATTTGGTGAGGTATGGTTGGCATTTCACTGGAATTGCAATCAAGGAAATAACGGTACTAGTTGGAACAATGAAGATGTGAATACATCAAAAAATGGTGTTCATTATGATACTGCTGGTCCTGATAACTCCTTCATTTTGAAACGGATTATG GTAGAGAGAGGACCAACTGTCTATCTAAGTGGTCTAAGGGAGAAGCATTTTGGTGAACTGTTTCTAAATGCATACAATAAAAAGAGGAGTTCTTCTGCATCGCAAACGTCAAGCTCTAAACCAGCGTCATCAGAACTGGGTCTCTCTGAAGAGGGTTTGAAACATATTGCTAGATACATAGAGTATTTTGAATCTCGATATAATGACATATGGCTTGTGTTTCACCACGAGGGTGTGTCTTTATCAAAGCTGATTTACACTGTGGAAGAAGTAGAGAATGGTTCTGCTGGTGAAAAGGCTGAAGAGGCAAGTCACGGGCAGATACTTCGTCCGTCGAAGTGGTGGACCTGGTTGAAGACGACAGAATCAGGAAAAGAAGAGATGCGGAGAATAATATGGCAATTG ttgCTAGGTCTAAAGGCATGCCATGATCGCAATATTACTCACAGAGATATCAAACCCG AGAATATGGTGGTATGCCTTGAAGACATCAAGTCAGGCAGATGCTTAAAGGGTGTACCAAATGGAGATCATAACTTCAAAACTAAAAT GCGCATAATCGACTTTGGCAGTGCACTCGATGAATATACGGTGAAACATTTGTATGGGTCAACAGGTCCTTCAAG AGCAGAACAAACTCATGATTATGCACCACCAGAAGCCATTCTAAACAGTAGCTGGCACCGTGGGCCAACCAGCTTGACATTAAA GTACGACATGTGGAGTGTTGGGGTTGTGATGTTAGAGATGATTTTAGGATCACCAAATGTTTTTGAGATTAGTTCTGTTACACGCGCCCTTTTGGATCAACATATCAGAGGTTGGAGTGAAAACTTTAAAGAGCTTGCATACAA GCTTCGATCCTTTATGGAGATGTGCATCCTAATCCCAGGTAGCTCTTTAAAACATGGTGGCGCCAGCTCAAAGCAG GGTGGGATTTCACTTGCGTCATGGAAATGCTCTGAAGAATTTTTGGCAGAACAGATAAAGAGTAGAGACCCTCTGAAGATTGG GTTTCCTAATGTTTGGGCTTTAAGGTTGGTGAGGGGTCTGTTACAGTGGTACCCT GAGGACAGATTAAACATAGACGAGGCTCTGCAGCACCCTTATTTTCAACCTCCTCCCGGCTACTAA
- the LOC104788671 gene encoding probable inactive protein kinase At3g63330 isoform X5 encodes MSENLIGASQGKLDHLNGYMGDLPQVLPASAEPFSGWCLPSGTATNENRDQCINPDSFATFLGLLESVPLHGFGASNGTDEIPFPDSSYVLKKKFGRGAFGEVWLAFHWNCNQGNNGTSWNNEDVNTSKNGVHYDTAGPDNSFILKRIMVERGPTVYLSGLREKHFGELFLNAYNKKRSSSASQTSSSKPASSELGLSEEGLKHIARYIEYFESRYNDIWLVFHHEGVSLSKLIYTVEEVENGSAGEKAEEASHGQILRPSKWWTWLKTTESGKEEMRRIIWQLLLGLKACHDRNITHRDIKPENMVVCLEDIKSGRCLKGVPNGDHNFKTKMRIIDFGSALDEYTVKHLYGSTGPSRAEQTHDYAPPEAILNSSWHRGPTSLTLKYDMWSVGVVMLEMILGSPNVFEISSVTRALLDQHIRGWSENFKELAYKLRSFMEMCILIPGSSLKHGGASSKQGGISLASWKCSEEFLAEQIKSRDPLKIGFPNVWALRLVRGLLQWYPEDRLNIDEALQHPYFQPPPGY; translated from the exons ATGTCAGAGAACCTTATTGGGGCGTCTCAAGGGAAACTGGATCATTTGAACGGTTACATGGGTGACTTACCTCAGGTTTTACCTGCATCTGCCGAGCCATTCTCTG GCTGGTGTTTGCCTTCTGGAACGGCTACCAACGAGAATCGAGATCAGTGTATCAATCCTGATAGCTTTGCTACTTTCCTTGGGTTACTTGAATCTGTACCGTTACATGGTTTTGGTGCTAGTAATGGGACGGATGAGATTCCATTTCCGGACTCAAg CTATGTGCTGAAGAAAAAATTTGGGCGTGGTGCATTTGGTGAGGTATGGTTGGCATTTCACTGGAATTGCAATCAAGGAAATAACGGTACTAGTTGGAACAATGAAGATGTGAATACATCAAAAAATGGTGTTCATTATGATACTGCTGGTCCTGATAACTCCTTCATTTTGAAACGGATTATG GTAGAGAGAGGACCAACTGTCTATCTAAGTGGTCTAAGGGAGAAGCATTTTGGTGAACTGTTTCTAAATGCATACAATAAAAAGAGGAGTTCTTCTGCATCGCAAACGTCAAGCTCTAAACCAGCGTCATCAGAACTGGGTCTCTCTGAAGAGGGTTTGAAACATATTGCTAGATACATAGAGTATTTTGAATCTCGATATAATGACATATGGCTTGTGTTTCACCACGAGGGTGTGTCTTTATCAAAGCTGATTTACACTGTGGAAGAAGTAGAGAATGGTTCTGCTGGTGAAAAGGCTGAAGAGGCAAGTCACGGGCAGATACTTCGTCCGTCGAAGTGGTGGACCTGGTTGAAGACGACAGAATCAGGAAAAGAAGAGATGCGGAGAATAATATGGCAATTG ttgCTAGGTCTAAAGGCATGCCATGATCGCAATATTACTCACAGAGATATCAAACCCG AGAATATGGTGGTATGCCTTGAAGACATCAAGTCAGGCAGATGCTTAAAGGGTGTACCAAATGGAGATCATAACTTCAAAACTAAAAT GCGCATAATCGACTTTGGCAGTGCACTCGATGAATATACGGTGAAACATTTGTATGGGTCAACAGGTCCTTCAAG AGCAGAACAAACTCATGATTATGCACCACCAGAAGCCATTCTAAACAGTAGCTGGCACCGTGGGCCAACCAGCTTGACATTAAA GTACGACATGTGGAGTGTTGGGGTTGTGATGTTAGAGATGATTTTAGGATCACCAAATGTTTTTGAGATTAGTTCTGTTACACGCGCCCTTTTGGATCAACATATCAGAGGTTGGAGTGAAAACTTTAAAGAGCTTGCATACAA GCTTCGATCCTTTATGGAGATGTGCATCCTAATCCCAGGTAGCTCTTTAAAACATGGTGGCGCCAGCTCAAAGCAG GGTGGGATTTCACTTGCGTCATGGAAATGCTCTGAAGAATTTTTGGCAGAACAGATAAAGAGTAGAGACCCTCTGAAGATTGG GTTTCCTAATGTTTGGGCTTTAAGGTTGGTGAGGGGTCTGTTACAGTGGTACCCT GAGGACAGATTAAACATAGACGAGGCTCTGCAGCACCCTTATTTTCAACCTCCTCCCGGCTACTAA
- the LOC104788671 gene encoding uncharacterized protein LOC104788671 isoform X2: MNSYLRGRGLNRHIFLSPRVFFFSQMMMPKIKSSLLSLGFLVSFVIVFFFLAIKCGGESPTCLAIYKQGGAPAVFQSPKCPRWILHNWGPRRTPTTGLCHTAAIQGRRNYQEDRLLCALDLRIPFPRKSGTKDVSVGIAAVFDGHNGAEASEMASNLLFDYFALHINFLLDATFSAMTSKSIGRLPTHPDHGLILHGLLTHDFKLQFPDSFPLDLDDSLHFDIIKEALLRAIHDIDATFTKEASTRKLISGSTATVALIADGQLMVASIGDSKALLCSEIFETPEKARATLMKLYRERRRNRGSSPSRFSDFKLEHRNGLLRFIAKELTKDHHPNREDEKIRVEAAGGYVTEWAGVPRVNGQLTVSRSIGDLTYRSYGVISAPEVMDWQPLLANDSYLVVSSDGIFEKLEVQEVCDRLWEVNNQTSSGAGVPSYCSISLAHCLVNTAFEKGSMDNMAAVVVPLKSNLVTQLQRKEQSMNDKNEKIAAALPSNNLPNGINLGPLQSKQAQPLATMFNRLLVEVKNGSFCRFYMSENLIGASQGKLDHLNGYMGDLPQVLPASAEPFSGWCLPSGTATNENRDQCINPDSFATFLGLLESVPLHGFGASNGTDEIPFPDSSYVLKKKFGRGAFGEVWLAFHWNCNQGNNGTSWNNEDVNTSKNGVHYDTAGPDNSFILKRIMVERGPTVYLSGLREKHFGELFLNAYNKKRSSSASQTSSSKPASSELGLSEEGLKHIARYIEYFESRYNDIWLVFHHEGVSLSKLIYTVEEVENGSAGEKAEEASHGQILRPSKWWTWLKTTESGKEEMRRIIWQLLLGLKACHDRNITHRDIKPENMVVCLEDIKSGRCLKGVPNGDHNFKTKMRIIDFGSALDEYTVKHLYGSTGPSRAEQTHDYAPPEAILNSSWHRGPTSLTLKYDMWSVGVVMLEMILGSPNVFEISSVTRALLDQHIRGWSENFKELAYKLRSFMEMCILIPGSSLKHGGASSKQGGISLASWKCSEEFLAEQIKSRDPLKIGFPNVWALRLVRGLLQWYPEDRLNIDEALQHPYFQPPPGY, encoded by the exons ATGAACTCCTACCTCCGGGGCCGGGGTTTAAATCGGCATATCTTCCTCTCCCCGAGAGTTTTTTTCTTCAG tCAGATGATGATGcccaaaatcaaatcaagtCTGCTAAGTCTAGGGTTCCTTGTATCTTtcgtcatcgtcttcttcttcttggcgATTAAATGTGGAGGTGAATCACCGACGTGTTTGGCGATCTACAAACAAGGTGGAGCTCCAGCGGTTTTTCAGTCACCCAAATGCCCTCGTTGGATTCTCCACAACTGGGGCCCCCGAAGAACTCCTACTACTGGTCTTTGCCATACGGCAGCTATCCAGGGTCGGAGAAATTACCAAGAAGATCGTCTTCTCTGTGCCCTTGATCTTCGCATTCCCTTTCCCC GCAAGTCTGGAACCAAGGATGTTTCCGTTGGCATTGCAGCAGTTTTTGACGGTCATAATGGTGCAGAAGCCAGTGAGATGGCTTCAAACCTTTTGTTCGATTACTTTGCTTTGCATATCAACTTTCTCTTGGACGCTACCTTTTCTGCTATGACTAGCAAGTCCATTGGAAGATTACCTACTCATCCAGACCACGGTCTTATTTTGCATGGCCTCCTTACTCACGATTTTAAATTGCA GTTTCCAGACTCGTTCCCACTTGATCTTGACGATTCTCTTCACTTCGATATCATTAAGGAAGCATTGCTGCGAGCCATCCATGACATTGATGCCACATTTACTAAG GAAGCATCTACCCGAAAGTTAATTTCAGGTTCAACGGCTACAGTTGCACTTATCGCAGATGGTCAACTAATGGTCGCTAGTATCGGTGACTCAAAAGCACTTCTGTGTTCTGAAATATTTGAGACTCCGGAAAAAGCTAGAG CTACTTTGATGAAGTTGTACAGAGAGCGAAGGCGCAATCGAGGCTCCTCGCCATCAAGGTTTTCTGACTTTAAACTGGAACATCGCAATGGCCTACTGCGTTTTATTGCCAAAGAATTGACAAAGGACCATCACCCAAATAGAGAGGATGAAAAGATTCGTGTTGAAGCTGCAGGTGGTTACGTCACTGAGTGGGCCGGTGTGCCACGAGTGAATGGTCAGCTCACTGTCTCCCGTTCAATTGGTGACCTTACTTATAGAAG CTACGGTGTCATTTCGGCACCCGAGGTGATGGACTGGCAGCCTCTACTGGCCAACGACAGCTACTTGGTAGTGTCATCTGATGGAATCTTTGAGAAGTTGGAGGTGCAAGAAGTTTGTGATCGTCTGTGGGaagtaaacaatcaaactaGCTCTGGAGCAGGAGTGCCTTCATACTGCTCAATTTCTTTGGCACACTGCTTGGTTAATACTGCTTTTGAGAAGGGAAGCATGGACAATATGGCTGCTGTTGTTGTTCCTCTAAAATCGAATCTAGTTACCCAGCTCCAAAGGAAGGAGCAGAGTATgaatgacaaaaatgaaaagattgcTGCAGCACTACCCAGTAACAACT TGCCTAACGGTATAAATTTGGGTCCATTGCAATCGAAACAGGCTCAGCCACTTGCAACGATGTTTAACAGGTTATTG GTTGAAGTTAAAAATGGAAGTTTTTGCCGCTTTTATATGTCAGAGAACCTTATTGGGGCGTCTCAAGGGAAACTGGATCATTTGAACGGTTACATGGGTGACTTACCTCAGGTTTTACCTGCATCTGCCGAGCCATTCTCTG GCTGGTGTTTGCCTTCTGGAACGGCTACCAACGAGAATCGAGATCAGTGTATCAATCCTGATAGCTTTGCTACTTTCCTTGGGTTACTTGAATCTGTACCGTTACATGGTTTTGGTGCTAGTAATGGGACGGATGAGATTCCATTTCCGGACTCAAg CTATGTGCTGAAGAAAAAATTTGGGCGTGGTGCATTTGGTGAGGTATGGTTGGCATTTCACTGGAATTGCAATCAAGGAAATAACGGTACTAGTTGGAACAATGAAGATGTGAATACATCAAAAAATGGTGTTCATTATGATACTGCTGGTCCTGATAACTCCTTCATTTTGAAACGGATTATG GTAGAGAGAGGACCAACTGTCTATCTAAGTGGTCTAAGGGAGAAGCATTTTGGTGAACTGTTTCTAAATGCATACAATAAAAAGAGGAGTTCTTCTGCATCGCAAACGTCAAGCTCTAAACCAGCGTCATCAGAACTGGGTCTCTCTGAAGAGGGTTTGAAACATATTGCTAGATACATAGAGTATTTTGAATCTCGATATAATGACATATGGCTTGTGTTTCACCACGAGGGTGTGTCTTTATCAAAGCTGATTTACACTGTGGAAGAAGTAGAGAATGGTTCTGCTGGTGAAAAGGCTGAAGAGGCAAGTCACGGGCAGATACTTCGTCCGTCGAAGTGGTGGACCTGGTTGAAGACGACAGAATCAGGAAAAGAAGAGATGCGGAGAATAATATGGCAATTG ttgCTAGGTCTAAAGGCATGCCATGATCGCAATATTACTCACAGAGATATCAAACCCG AGAATATGGTGGTATGCCTTGAAGACATCAAGTCAGGCAGATGCTTAAAGGGTGTACCAAATGGAGATCATAACTTCAAAACTAAAAT GCGCATAATCGACTTTGGCAGTGCACTCGATGAATATACGGTGAAACATTTGTATGGGTCAACAGGTCCTTCAAG AGCAGAACAAACTCATGATTATGCACCACCAGAAGCCATTCTAAACAGTAGCTGGCACCGTGGGCCAACCAGCTTGACATTAAA GTACGACATGTGGAGTGTTGGGGTTGTGATGTTAGAGATGATTTTAGGATCACCAAATGTTTTTGAGATTAGTTCTGTTACACGCGCCCTTTTGGATCAACATATCAGAGGTTGGAGTGAAAACTTTAAAGAGCTTGCATACAA GCTTCGATCCTTTATGGAGATGTGCATCCTAATCCCAGGTAGCTCTTTAAAACATGGTGGCGCCAGCTCAAAGCAG GGTGGGATTTCACTTGCGTCATGGAAATGCTCTGAAGAATTTTTGGCAGAACAGATAAAGAGTAGAGACCCTCTGAAGATTGG GTTTCCTAATGTTTGGGCTTTAAGGTTGGTGAGGGGTCTGTTACAGTGGTACCCT GAGGACAGATTAAACATAGACGAGGCTCTGCAGCACCCTTATTTTCAACCTCCTCCCGGCTACTAA
- the LOC104788671 gene encoding uncharacterized protein LOC104788671 isoform X1 codes for MNSYLRGRGLNRHIFLSPRVFFFSQMMMPKIKSSLLSLGFLVSFVIVFFFLAIKCGGESPTCLAIYKQGGAPAVFQSPKCPRWILHNWGPRRTPTTGLCHTAAIQGRRNYQEDRLLCALDLRIPFPRKSGTKDVSVGIAAVFDGHNGAEASEMASNLLFDYFALHINFLLDATFSAMTSKSIGRLPTHPDHGLILHGLLTHDFKLQFPDSFPLDLDDSLHFDIIKEALLRAIHDIDATFTKEASTRKLISGSTATVALIADGQLMVASIGDSKALLCSEIFETPEKARATLMKLYRERRRNRGSSPSRFSDFKLEHRNGLLRFIAKELTKDHHPNREDEKIRVEAAGGYVTEWAGVPRVNGQLTVSRSIGDLTYRSYGVISAPEVMDWQPLLANDSYLVVSSDGIFEKLEVQEVCDRLWEVNNQTSSGAGVPSYCSISLAHCLVNTAFEKGSMDNMAAVVVPLKSNLVTQLQRKEQSMNDKNEKIAAALPSNNCALPLPNGINLGPLQSKQAQPLATMFNRLLVEVKNGSFCRFYMSENLIGASQGKLDHLNGYMGDLPQVLPASAEPFSGWCLPSGTATNENRDQCINPDSFATFLGLLESVPLHGFGASNGTDEIPFPDSSYVLKKKFGRGAFGEVWLAFHWNCNQGNNGTSWNNEDVNTSKNGVHYDTAGPDNSFILKRIMVERGPTVYLSGLREKHFGELFLNAYNKKRSSSASQTSSSKPASSELGLSEEGLKHIARYIEYFESRYNDIWLVFHHEGVSLSKLIYTVEEVENGSAGEKAEEASHGQILRPSKWWTWLKTTESGKEEMRRIIWQLLLGLKACHDRNITHRDIKPENMVVCLEDIKSGRCLKGVPNGDHNFKTKMRIIDFGSALDEYTVKHLYGSTGPSRAEQTHDYAPPEAILNSSWHRGPTSLTLKYDMWSVGVVMLEMILGSPNVFEISSVTRALLDQHIRGWSENFKELAYKLRSFMEMCILIPGSSLKHGGASSKQGGISLASWKCSEEFLAEQIKSRDPLKIGFPNVWALRLVRGLLQWYPEDRLNIDEALQHPYFQPPPGY; via the exons ATGAACTCCTACCTCCGGGGCCGGGGTTTAAATCGGCATATCTTCCTCTCCCCGAGAGTTTTTTTCTTCAG tCAGATGATGATGcccaaaatcaaatcaagtCTGCTAAGTCTAGGGTTCCTTGTATCTTtcgtcatcgtcttcttcttcttggcgATTAAATGTGGAGGTGAATCACCGACGTGTTTGGCGATCTACAAACAAGGTGGAGCTCCAGCGGTTTTTCAGTCACCCAAATGCCCTCGTTGGATTCTCCACAACTGGGGCCCCCGAAGAACTCCTACTACTGGTCTTTGCCATACGGCAGCTATCCAGGGTCGGAGAAATTACCAAGAAGATCGTCTTCTCTGTGCCCTTGATCTTCGCATTCCCTTTCCCC GCAAGTCTGGAACCAAGGATGTTTCCGTTGGCATTGCAGCAGTTTTTGACGGTCATAATGGTGCAGAAGCCAGTGAGATGGCTTCAAACCTTTTGTTCGATTACTTTGCTTTGCATATCAACTTTCTCTTGGACGCTACCTTTTCTGCTATGACTAGCAAGTCCATTGGAAGATTACCTACTCATCCAGACCACGGTCTTATTTTGCATGGCCTCCTTACTCACGATTTTAAATTGCA GTTTCCAGACTCGTTCCCACTTGATCTTGACGATTCTCTTCACTTCGATATCATTAAGGAAGCATTGCTGCGAGCCATCCATGACATTGATGCCACATTTACTAAG GAAGCATCTACCCGAAAGTTAATTTCAGGTTCAACGGCTACAGTTGCACTTATCGCAGATGGTCAACTAATGGTCGCTAGTATCGGTGACTCAAAAGCACTTCTGTGTTCTGAAATATTTGAGACTCCGGAAAAAGCTAGAG CTACTTTGATGAAGTTGTACAGAGAGCGAAGGCGCAATCGAGGCTCCTCGCCATCAAGGTTTTCTGACTTTAAACTGGAACATCGCAATGGCCTACTGCGTTTTATTGCCAAAGAATTGACAAAGGACCATCACCCAAATAGAGAGGATGAAAAGATTCGTGTTGAAGCTGCAGGTGGTTACGTCACTGAGTGGGCCGGTGTGCCACGAGTGAATGGTCAGCTCACTGTCTCCCGTTCAATTGGTGACCTTACTTATAGAAG CTACGGTGTCATTTCGGCACCCGAGGTGATGGACTGGCAGCCTCTACTGGCCAACGACAGCTACTTGGTAGTGTCATCTGATGGAATCTTTGAGAAGTTGGAGGTGCAAGAAGTTTGTGATCGTCTGTGGGaagtaaacaatcaaactaGCTCTGGAGCAGGAGTGCCTTCATACTGCTCAATTTCTTTGGCACACTGCTTGGTTAATACTGCTTTTGAGAAGGGAAGCATGGACAATATGGCTGCTGTTGTTGTTCCTCTAAAATCGAATCTAGTTACCCAGCTCCAAAGGAAGGAGCAGAGTATgaatgacaaaaatgaaaagattgcTGCAGCACTACCCAGTAACAACTGTGCGCTGCCAT TGCCTAACGGTATAAATTTGGGTCCATTGCAATCGAAACAGGCTCAGCCACTTGCAACGATGTTTAACAGGTTATTG GTTGAAGTTAAAAATGGAAGTTTTTGCCGCTTTTATATGTCAGAGAACCTTATTGGGGCGTCTCAAGGGAAACTGGATCATTTGAACGGTTACATGGGTGACTTACCTCAGGTTTTACCTGCATCTGCCGAGCCATTCTCTG GCTGGTGTTTGCCTTCTGGAACGGCTACCAACGAGAATCGAGATCAGTGTATCAATCCTGATAGCTTTGCTACTTTCCTTGGGTTACTTGAATCTGTACCGTTACATGGTTTTGGTGCTAGTAATGGGACGGATGAGATTCCATTTCCGGACTCAAg CTATGTGCTGAAGAAAAAATTTGGGCGTGGTGCATTTGGTGAGGTATGGTTGGCATTTCACTGGAATTGCAATCAAGGAAATAACGGTACTAGTTGGAACAATGAAGATGTGAATACATCAAAAAATGGTGTTCATTATGATACTGCTGGTCCTGATAACTCCTTCATTTTGAAACGGATTATG GTAGAGAGAGGACCAACTGTCTATCTAAGTGGTCTAAGGGAGAAGCATTTTGGTGAACTGTTTCTAAATGCATACAATAAAAAGAGGAGTTCTTCTGCATCGCAAACGTCAAGCTCTAAACCAGCGTCATCAGAACTGGGTCTCTCTGAAGAGGGTTTGAAACATATTGCTAGATACATAGAGTATTTTGAATCTCGATATAATGACATATGGCTTGTGTTTCACCACGAGGGTGTGTCTTTATCAAAGCTGATTTACACTGTGGAAGAAGTAGAGAATGGTTCTGCTGGTGAAAAGGCTGAAGAGGCAAGTCACGGGCAGATACTTCGTCCGTCGAAGTGGTGGACCTGGTTGAAGACGACAGAATCAGGAAAAGAAGAGATGCGGAGAATAATATGGCAATTG ttgCTAGGTCTAAAGGCATGCCATGATCGCAATATTACTCACAGAGATATCAAACCCG AGAATATGGTGGTATGCCTTGAAGACATCAAGTCAGGCAGATGCTTAAAGGGTGTACCAAATGGAGATCATAACTTCAAAACTAAAAT GCGCATAATCGACTTTGGCAGTGCACTCGATGAATATACGGTGAAACATTTGTATGGGTCAACAGGTCCTTCAAG AGCAGAACAAACTCATGATTATGCACCACCAGAAGCCATTCTAAACAGTAGCTGGCACCGTGGGCCAACCAGCTTGACATTAAA GTACGACATGTGGAGTGTTGGGGTTGTGATGTTAGAGATGATTTTAGGATCACCAAATGTTTTTGAGATTAGTTCTGTTACACGCGCCCTTTTGGATCAACATATCAGAGGTTGGAGTGAAAACTTTAAAGAGCTTGCATACAA GCTTCGATCCTTTATGGAGATGTGCATCCTAATCCCAGGTAGCTCTTTAAAACATGGTGGCGCCAGCTCAAAGCAG GGTGGGATTTCACTTGCGTCATGGAAATGCTCTGAAGAATTTTTGGCAGAACAGATAAAGAGTAGAGACCCTCTGAAGATTGG GTTTCCTAATGTTTGGGCTTTAAGGTTGGTGAGGGGTCTGTTACAGTGGTACCCT GAGGACAGATTAAACATAGACGAGGCTCTGCAGCACCCTTATTTTCAACCTCCTCCCGGCTACTAA